In Thalassotalea sp. Sam97, a single window of DNA contains:
- the groL gene encoding chaperonin GroEL (60 kDa chaperone family; promotes refolding of misfolded polypeptides especially under stressful conditions; forms two stacked rings of heptamers to form a barrel-shaped 14mer; ends can be capped by GroES; misfolded proteins enter the barrel where they are refolded when GroES binds) has translation MAAKDVLFGNDARVKMLSGVNVLADAVKVTLGPKGRNVVLDKSFGGPTITKDGVSVAKEIELADKFENMGAQMVKEVASKANDEAGDGTTTATVLAQSIVNEGLKSIAAGMNPMDIKRGIDQAVVAAVAELKELSTPCADNKAIEQVGTISANSDATVGQIIATAMDKVGTEGVITVEEGQALNDELDVVEGMQFDRGYLSPYFINKAENGTVELENPFILLVDKKVSNIRELLGTLEGVAKAGKPLLIIAEDVEGEALATLVVNNMRGIVKVAAVKAPGFGDRRKAMLQDIAVLTAGTVISEEIGMELEKATLEDLGQAKRVVISKDNTTIIDGIGEQAEIEGRVAQIRQQIEETSSDYDKEKLQERLAKLAGGVAVIKVGAATEVEMKEKKDRVEDALHATRAAVEEGVVAGGGVALVRVADKLKGLEGINEDQNHGIKVALRAMEAPLRQIVTNCGDEAAVVLNAVRQGEGNFGYNAGNGTYGDMLEMGILDPTKVTRSALQFAASVAGLMLTTEAMVTEAPQDSAAPAMPDMGGMGGMGGMGGMM, from the coding sequence ATGGCAGCAAAAGACGTATTATTTGGTAATGATGCTCGCGTTAAAATGCTAAGCGGCGTTAATGTTTTAGCTGATGCAGTTAAAGTTACATTAGGTCCAAAAGGCCGTAACGTTGTTTTAGACAAAAGCTTTGGTGGCCCAACAATCACTAAAGACGGTGTAAGCGTTGCAAAAGAAATCGAACTAGCAGACAAGTTCGAAAACATGGGCGCACAAATGGTTAAAGAAGTTGCGTCAAAAGCAAACGATGAAGCGGGTGACGGTACAACGACGGCGACCGTATTAGCGCAATCAATTGTAAACGAAGGCTTAAAATCAATCGCAGCGGGCATGAACCCAATGGATATTAAGCGCGGTATCGACCAAGCGGTTGTTGCAGCGGTTGCCGAATTAAAAGAGCTTTCTACGCCATGTGCTGACAACAAAGCAATCGAGCAAGTGGGTACCATCTCAGCGAACTCTGATGCAACCGTTGGTCAAATCATTGCCACTGCAATGGACAAAGTAGGCACTGAAGGTGTTATCACTGTTGAAGAAGGCCAAGCCCTTAACGACGAACTAGACGTTGTTGAAGGTATGCAGTTTGACCGTGGTTACCTTTCTCCTTACTTCATCAACAAGGCAGAAAACGGTACCGTTGAACTTGAAAACCCATTCATCTTATTAGTTGACAAAAAAGTATCTAATATCCGTGAACTACTAGGTACGCTTGAAGGCGTTGCCAAAGCTGGTAAGCCACTATTAATCATCGCTGAAGATGTTGAAGGTGAAGCATTAGCAACACTAGTTGTAAACAACATGCGCGGTATCGTTAAAGTTGCTGCGGTTAAAGCACCTGGCTTTGGTGATCGTCGTAAAGCAATGCTGCAAGACATCGCGGTACTAACCGCTGGTACCGTAATCTCTGAAGAGATCGGCATGGAGCTTGAAAAAGCAACTCTTGAAGATCTTGGTCAAGCAAAGCGTGTTGTTATCTCTAAAGACAACACGACTATTATCGATGGTATCGGTGAGCAAGCTGAAATCGAAGGCCGCGTAGCGCAAATTCGTCAGCAAATCGAAGAAACATCGTCAGACTACGACAAAGAGAAACTACAAGAGCGTCTAGCTAAATTAGCTGGCGGTGTTGCAGTAATCAAAGTGGGTGCAGCAACTGAAGTTGAAATGAAAGAGAAGAAAGACCGTGTCGAAGACGCGCTTCACGCAACTCGTGCTGCAGTTGAAGAAGGTGTTGTTGCCGGTGGTGGTGTTGCTCTAGTTCGTGTTGCTGACAAGCTAAAAGGTCTTGAAGGTATCAACGAAGATCAAAACCACGGTATTAAAGTTGCCCTTCGTGCAATGGAAGCGCCTCTACGTCAAATCGTAACCAACTGTGGTGACGAAGCTGCAGTTGTACTAAACGCAGTTCGTCAAGGCGAAGGTAACTTTGGTTACAACGCTGGTAACGGTACTTACGGTGATATGCTAGAGATGGGTATCTTAGATCCAACTAAAGTAACTCGTAGCGCACTACAGTTCGCAGCATCAGTAGCAGGCCTAATGCTAACTACCGAAGCTATGGTAACTGAAGCTCCACAAGACTCAGCAGCTCCTGCAATGCCTGACATGGGCGGCATGGGTGGCATGGGTGGCATGGGCGGTATGATGTAA
- a CDS encoding co-chaperone GroES yields the protein MSIRPLHDRVIIKRKEVETKSAGGIVLTGSAAEKSTRGEVVAVGNGRILENGDVRPLDVKVGDQVIFSEGYGAKTEKIDGEEVLILSEADILAVVE from the coding sequence ATGAGCATTCGTCCTTTACACGATCGTGTGATCATCAAACGTAAAGAAGTAGAAACTAAATCTGCTGGCGGTATCGTGTTAACTGGTAGCGCTGCTGAAAAATCAACCCGTGGTGAAGTTGTTGCTGTAGGCAACGGCCGTATCTTAGAAAACGGTGATGTACGTCCACTAGACGTTAAAGTAGGTGACCAGGTGATTTTCTCTGAAGGCTACGGCGCAAAAACAGAAAAAATCGATGGTGAAGAAGTTCTTATTTTAAGCGAAGCCGACATTTTGGCTGTTGTTGAATAA
- a CDS encoding FxsA family protein yields the protein MFKVLFLLFVIMPIIEIMVLMNVGALIGVLPTIILVIITAWLGAGMVRQQGLATYQSVQHKLAAGQMPSDEIIAALLLLVAGVLLLTPGFITDGFGLALLWPVSRQAIVKIIQKQLLKSQQNGTTFFYSSYQHQQQGRYQQSADDVIDIEVSSKDVDADENQPKLDK from the coding sequence ATGTTTAAAGTTTTATTTTTATTATTTGTCATCATGCCGATTATCGAAATTATGGTATTGATGAACGTTGGTGCGTTGATTGGTGTATTACCGACAATAATATTGGTGATCATTACCGCTTGGCTAGGTGCCGGTATGGTGCGTCAGCAGGGCTTAGCAACCTATCAGTCGGTGCAACACAAACTTGCCGCAGGGCAAATGCCATCAGATGAAATTATCGCGGCATTGTTATTATTGGTTGCTGGCGTTTTACTGCTAACCCCAGGATTTATTACCGATGGCTTTGGCTTAGCGTTATTGTGGCCTGTATCGCGACAGGCGATAGTGAAAATAATTCAAAAACAACTATTGAAATCGCAACAAAATGGCACCACGTTTTTTTACAGCAGCTATCAACATCAACAACAAGGCCGTTATCAACAATCGGCAGATGATGTCATTGACATAGAAGTATCAAGTAAAGACGTTGATGCTGACGAAAACCAACCCAAGTTGGATAAATAA
- the cutA gene encoding divalent-cation tolerance protein CutA, with translation MYQIVLCNCPNNEVATTIAKRLVGDKLAACVNIIANVSSVYRWQDNIEIDNEVTLLIKSKTSLFSEIEQCIESIHPYDVCEIIAIDINQGNPLYLNWLKESVK, from the coding sequence ATGTATCAAATTGTTTTATGTAATTGCCCGAACAACGAAGTAGCAACCACTATTGCGAAACGATTAGTAGGTGATAAACTCGCCGCCTGTGTTAACATAATCGCCAATGTCAGCTCAGTATATCGTTGGCAAGACAATATCGAAATAGATAACGAAGTCACCTTATTGATCAAGAGTAAAACATCGTTATTTAGCGAGATTGAGCAATGCATTGAGTCTATCCATCCTTATGATGTGTGTGAGATCATAGCAATCGATATCAACCAAGGTAATCCATTGTATTTAAACTGGCTAAAAGAATCTGTGAAGTAA
- a CDS encoding protein-disulfide reductase DsbD, whose translation MQLITLIFSALLLFAPLQAHAQSSIFDTSAIDNTLSNTEEFLPVDEAFRFDFYQQDNKVEIYFGIADGYYLYRDKFKFSIDNGQLRTSILPLGVEHEDEYFGIQQVYYQQAKFIVEIAQASANAQLTITYQGCADKGLCYPPTKKLIPLNAVNSASSDAILAGLSAADNSAANEAVSNATGSTNNISKAPLSQQDELAAKLSSDNLLLVLLSFLGLGLLLSFTPCVFPMYPILTGIIVGQGNKLTTKRAATLSFAYVQGMAITYTILGVVVAMAGAQFQAAFQHPIVLIALSILFIILALSMFGVFNLALPSSWQNKLTELSNEQKGGAIGSVFTMGAISGLVASPCTTAPLTGALIYIAQTGDVVVGASALYALSIGMGIPLLILGSSGGKLLPKAGNWMNIIKNVFGFLLLAVPVFLLERFLPETVTNLLWAALLLVTATYFYVVNSQTDNGNKGFWFGLRSLVIFVLMFFAATIGYQTLVGQSAVSQQATAKQFVVVKDLNELKQTVRDANSNGQTVMVDLYADWCVACKEFEKYTFPVASVQQALSNTLLVKIDLTDTGSDASVEIMEHFNVFGLPAILFFDEDGNELTQQRVTGFMQAEPFAAHIKRIFNS comes from the coding sequence ATGCAATTAATAACGTTAATATTTTCAGCGCTGCTGTTGTTCGCTCCATTGCAGGCACATGCGCAAAGTTCAATTTTTGACACCTCCGCTATTGATAATACTTTATCCAATACGGAAGAGTTTTTACCGGTTGACGAAGCGTTTCGCTTTGACTTTTATCAGCAAGACAACAAGGTAGAAATATACTTTGGCATTGCCGATGGCTATTACTTATATCGCGATAAATTCAAATTCAGCATAGACAATGGTCAATTGCGCACATCTATCCTGCCTTTGGGCGTTGAACATGAAGATGAATACTTTGGTATTCAGCAAGTTTATTATCAACAAGCCAAATTTATCGTCGAGATAGCCCAGGCCAGTGCTAATGCACAGCTAACAATTACCTACCAAGGCTGTGCCGACAAAGGCTTGTGTTACCCGCCAACGAAAAAGCTTATTCCACTTAACGCCGTCAATAGCGCCAGCAGCGACGCCATTCTTGCCGGTTTAAGCGCTGCCGATAATAGCGCGGCTAATGAGGCTGTGAGTAATGCTACTGGTAGTACGAATAACATCAGCAAAGCTCCTCTTAGTCAGCAAGATGAGCTGGCTGCTAAGTTGAGTTCCGACAACCTGCTGCTGGTGTTGTTAAGTTTTCTTGGCTTAGGCTTATTATTGTCATTTACCCCATGTGTGTTTCCAATGTACCCAATTCTTACCGGTATCATTGTTGGTCAAGGTAACAAACTCACCACCAAACGTGCGGCAACGCTATCGTTTGCTTACGTACAAGGTATGGCAATCACCTACACCATATTAGGCGTGGTTGTGGCGATGGCTGGTGCGCAATTTCAAGCAGCATTCCAACACCCAATCGTGCTTATTGCGCTAAGTATATTATTTATTATTTTGGCTTTATCTATGTTCGGCGTTTTCAACCTCGCCTTACCATCGAGCTGGCAAAATAAACTGACCGAATTAAGTAATGAACAAAAAGGTGGTGCCATTGGTTCGGTATTTACCATGGGGGCTATTTCGGGCTTAGTCGCCTCTCCGTGTACTACCGCACCATTAACTGGCGCGCTAATTTATATAGCGCAAACGGGCGATGTCGTGGTTGGTGCCTCAGCTCTATATGCGTTAAGTATTGGTATGGGGATTCCGCTGCTTATCTTAGGTAGCTCAGGTGGTAAGTTATTGCCAAAAGCAGGCAATTGGATGAACATCATTAAAAATGTATTTGGTTTCTTATTGTTAGCAGTCCCCGTGTTTTTGCTTGAACGCTTCTTACCAGAAACGGTAACGAACTTACTTTGGGCGGCATTACTGCTGGTCACCGCAACCTATTTTTACGTTGTTAATTCGCAAACCGACAATGGCAATAAAGGCTTTTGGTTTGGCCTGCGCAGCTTAGTTATTTTTGTGTTGATGTTTTTTGCCGCTACCATCGGTTATCAAACCTTAGTTGGTCAATCCGCTGTGAGCCAACAAGCCACAGCAAAACAGTTTGTTGTTGTTAAAGATTTAAATGAACTTAAACAAACGGTTCGCGACGCAAATAGTAATGGCCAAACGGTGATGGTCGATTTGTACGCTGATTGGTGTGTCGCCTGTAAAGAGTTTGAAAAATACACCTTCCCTGTAGCGAGTGTGCAACAAGCGCTCAGCAACACGCTATTAGTCAAAATCGATTTAACCGACACTGGCTCTGATGCTAGCGTTGAAATTATGGAACACTTTAACGTGTTTGGCTTGCCGGCAATTTTATTCTTTGATGAAGATGGCAACGAATTAACGCAACAACGCGTCACTGGATTTATGCAAGCTGAGCCCTTCGCTGCTCACATAAAACGCATTTTCAATTCATAA
- the aroQ gene encoding type II 3-dehydroquinate dehydratase, protein MTTRYKVLVLNGPNLNMLGKREPNLYGSQTLANIIDSLSQQAKQLNIELSQLQSNAEHELIERIHQAYGVVDYIIINPAAFTHTSVALRDALLAVDIPFVEVHLSNVHAREQFRKHSYLSDIADGVICGLGAHGYSYALQHAHYQLNKNT, encoded by the coding sequence ATGACGACAAGATATAAAGTTTTAGTGTTAAATGGTCCGAACTTAAACATGCTAGGCAAACGTGAGCCTAATCTGTACGGTTCGCAAACTTTGGCCAACATAATAGATTCGCTAAGCCAACAAGCTAAGCAACTAAATATCGAACTGTCGCAGTTGCAAAGCAACGCTGAACACGAACTTATTGAGCGCATTCACCAAGCATATGGTGTTGTCGACTACATCATTATTAACCCTGCGGCGTTTACTCATACCAGCGTAGCGTTACGGGATGCATTGTTAGCAGTCGACATTCCATTTGTTGAAGTGCATTTATCAAACGTTCATGCACGCGAACAATTTAGAAAACATTCATACCTTTCGGATATAGCCGATGGTGTAATTTGTGGGCTTGGCGCACATGGCTACTCATATGCCTTGCAACACGCCCATTATCAACTGAATAAAAATACATAA
- the accB gene encoding acetyl-CoA carboxylase biotin carboxyl carrier protein — translation MDIRKIKKLIELVEDSGISELEISEGEESVRISRGGQVMAAPVAAPVAAPVAAPVTAAPAAPAAEAISGHIVRSPMVGTFYSASSPDAPKFVEVGQHVNAGDTLCIVEAMKMMNQIEADKSGVIKQILAENEDTIEFDQPLFVIE, via the coding sequence ATGGATATTCGTAAAATTAAAAAACTAATTGAGCTTGTTGAAGATTCAGGTATTAGCGAACTAGAAATCTCAGAAGGCGAAGAGTCGGTACGCATCAGCCGTGGCGGTCAAGTAATGGCAGCACCAGTTGCGGCGCCAGTAGCGGCACCAGTTGCAGCACCAGTTACAGCTGCTCCAGCGGCGCCAGCGGCAGAAGCGATTTCTGGTCACATTGTACGTTCACCAATGGTTGGTACGTTCTACTCAGCGTCATCTCCTGATGCACCTAAGTTTGTTGAAGTTGGTCAACACGTTAACGCTGGCGACACACTATGTATCGTTGAAGCGATGAAAATGATGAACCAAATCGAAGCTGATAAATCAGGTGTTATTAAACAAATTCTTGCTGAAAACGAAGATACAATTGAATTTGATCAACCGTTATTCGTAATCGAATAA
- the accC gene encoding acetyl-CoA carboxylase biotin carboxylase subunit, with product MLNKVVIANRGEIALRILRACKELGIKTVAVHSTADKNLKHVLLADETICIGKPAATESYLDIPRIITAAEVTDADAIHPGYGFLAENADFAEQVEDSGFAFIGPKADAIRLMGDKVSAIEAMKKAGVPCVPGSDGPLTDDEQANLAHGRRIGYPVIIKASGGGGGRGMRVVRDEADLLESIQLTKAEARAAFNNDMVYMEKFLENPRHVEIQVLADGQGGAIHLGERDCSMQRRHQKVVEEAPAPGITEEVRAKIGERCCNACIEIGYRGAGTFEFLYENGEFYFIEMNTRIQVEHPVTEMVTGVDLIKEQLRVAAGEKLSLKQEDIQVKGHAIECRINAEDPRTFIPSPGKITRFHAPGGMGVRWDSHVYTDYSVPPHYDSMIGKLITYGETRDVAIARMKNALDELVIDGIKTNITLQEDIMADVGFARGGANIHYLEKKLADIE from the coding sequence ATGTTAAATAAAGTTGTTATAGCCAACCGTGGTGAGATTGCCTTGCGTATTTTACGCGCTTGTAAAGAGCTCGGCATCAAAACGGTTGCTGTCCATTCAACGGCAGATAAAAATCTAAAACATGTGTTGCTAGCCGACGAAACCATTTGTATTGGTAAACCAGCAGCAACAGAAAGCTACCTTGATATTCCACGCATCATCACCGCTGCGGAAGTAACCGACGCGGATGCGATCCACCCAGGTTATGGTTTCCTTGCAGAAAATGCTGATTTTGCGGAGCAGGTAGAAGATTCAGGTTTTGCCTTCATCGGTCCAAAAGCTGATGCGATTCGCCTAATGGGTGATAAAGTATCGGCTATCGAAGCGATGAAAAAAGCTGGCGTACCTTGTGTACCAGGCTCAGATGGCCCACTAACTGATGACGAACAAGCAAACCTTGCACATGGTCGTCGTATTGGCTACCCAGTAATCATCAAAGCCTCAGGTGGTGGCGGTGGTCGTGGTATGCGTGTTGTACGCGATGAAGCCGACTTGCTTGAATCAATTCAATTAACCAAAGCAGAAGCCCGTGCCGCATTCAACAATGACATGGTGTACATGGAGAAATTCCTAGAAAACCCTCGTCACGTTGAAATTCAAGTGCTTGCTGATGGTCAAGGTGGTGCAATTCACTTAGGTGAGCGTGACTGTTCAATGCAACGTCGTCACCAAAAGGTGGTTGAAGAAGCGCCTGCTCCTGGCATTACTGAAGAAGTACGTGCAAAAATTGGTGAGCGTTGTTGTAATGCGTGTATCGAAATTGGTTACCGCGGTGCAGGTACCTTCGAATTTTTATACGAAAACGGTGAGTTCTACTTCATTGAAATGAATACCCGTATTCAGGTTGAGCACCCAGTGACTGAAATGGTGACTGGTGTAGACCTAATCAAAGAGCAATTGCGCGTTGCCGCTGGTGAAAAGCTAAGCCTGAAGCAAGAAGATATCCAAGTGAAAGGTCATGCTATTGAGTGTCGTATTAACGCTGAAGATCCGCGTACCTTTATCCCTTCACCGGGTAAAATAACACGTTTTCATGCCCCAGGTGGTATGGGTGTACGTTGGGATTCTCACGTATACACTGACTACTCAGTGCCGCCTCATTATGACTCAATGATCGGTAAACTGATCACTTACGGTGAAACTCGTGATGTTGCTATCGCGCGCATGAAAAACGCCTTAGATGAGCTAGTGATCGATGGTATTAAAACCAACATCACCCTGCAAGAAGACATCATGGCCGATGTTGGGTTTGCTCGTGGTGGTGCCAACATTCACTACCTTGAGAAAAAGCTTGCTGATATTGAGTAA
- a CDS encoding oxidoreductase-like domain-containing protein encodes MTEQIDVIEKPLPPGDGECCESGSCNPCVWDFYYSELQKWRIQQAELKKSAEQKD; translated from the coding sequence ATGACAGAGCAGATAGACGTTATTGAAAAACCATTACCACCGGGTGACGGCGAGTGTTGTGAAAGTGGTTCGTGTAACCCGTGTGTGTGGGATTTTTACTATAGCGAATTACAAAAATGGCGAATTCAACAAGCTGAGCTTAAAAAATCAGCTGAACAAAAAGACTAA
- a CDS encoding multidrug effflux MFS transporter, with protein MPHTDAQTMQANMKILLPLLASVVAITPLALDLYLPGMLSIADYYQVSIAVIQNSLSVYLAGYALGLLLFGPVADSIGRRKLALTGLLLFSILSLLLAFAQTAEQFTSLRFAQAFCGSAATVVVPGVIRQFYGQNTAKGMSYVSMIMMLAPLAAPTLGSAIMFVFNWQAMFVFLSVYALLIFIGCLLKLPEVPARAGGQSKPKIDIIGNYKTVFSSKPARPYILASMLVSLSFFAYLTAIPFVYLQIFKTSEFMFSFLFGLNIIALMLAHVFNTKMVGKLGSQRILVGAFFMGTIAAALLVLVNTFGLPLFWTVICILPLMSSISLIAVSADSLILISFANNTGTATAVIGTLRFGVGALAGPILTFFHNDTAIPFTVLMFVSVLAIGVFQRANINDVLFAKKSDS; from the coding sequence ATGCCACACACTGACGCGCAAACCATGCAAGCGAACATGAAAATCTTATTGCCTTTATTGGCCTCTGTTGTTGCCATTACCCCGTTGGCACTCGATTTATACTTGCCTGGCATGTTATCTATTGCTGATTATTATCAGGTTTCGATTGCCGTTATTCAAAATTCATTAAGCGTGTATTTGGCGGGATACGCACTTGGTTTATTATTGTTTGGCCCTGTTGCCGATAGCATCGGTCGTCGCAAACTGGCTTTAACGGGTTTGCTGTTGTTTTCTATATTGTCACTATTATTGGCTTTTGCGCAAACCGCTGAGCAGTTTACTAGCTTGCGGTTTGCTCAAGCATTTTGTGGCAGTGCTGCAACGGTGGTGGTGCCGGGCGTCATTCGCCAGTTTTACGGCCAAAACACCGCAAAAGGCATGTCGTATGTCTCGATGATTATGATGCTGGCGCCGTTGGCTGCTCCCACACTTGGCAGTGCTATTATGTTTGTTTTTAACTGGCAGGCGATGTTCGTGTTTTTATCAGTCTATGCGTTACTGATTTTTATTGGTTGTTTACTCAAGCTCCCCGAAGTGCCTGCTCGTGCTGGTGGTCAGAGCAAGCCGAAAATAGATATTATTGGCAATTATAAAACGGTATTTTCGAGTAAGCCTGCCAGACCTTATATTCTCGCTTCGATGCTAGTATCGCTGTCGTTTTTTGCCTACTTAACGGCAATACCATTTGTTTATTTACAAATATTTAAAACCAGCGAATTTATGTTTAGCTTTTTATTTGGTCTAAATATTATCGCGCTCATGCTCGCCCATGTGTTTAATACTAAAATGGTTGGCAAATTAGGATCGCAACGCATATTAGTTGGCGCATTTTTTATGGGAACGATAGCCGCAGCCTTGTTAGTGCTCGTTAATACCTTTGGCTTACCGCTCTTTTGGACTGTGATCTGTATATTGCCACTGATGTCGTCCATATCATTAATCGCGGTGAGCGCCGACTCACTAATATTGATCAGTTTTGCTAACAATACCGGGACCGCGACTGCGGTTATTGGTACCTTGCGTTTTGGTGTTGGTGCCTTAGCTGGGCCTATATTGACGTTTTTTCACAATGATACCGCCATTCCGTTTACGGTATTGATGTTTGTTTCTGTGCTTGCCATAGGTGTGTTTCAGCGCGCGAACATTAACGATGTCTTGTTCGCCAAGAAAAGCGATAGCTAA
- a CDS encoding MOSC domain-containing protein — MILQDIYSYPLKSGKGQRQQQAFISERGVPFDRYFVITDNNGKFITGRTKANMVHIECQLLTINNDDYVRFQAPNMPALQLKLDAFSEHYSPVKVWQDTIDAQHVGSEADQWFAQFLATQCRLYFLGTHSSRQVQGYQNQLSFADGYPILLIGDGSLHDLNSRLNKPVSMSQFRPNLVIADCPAFAEDDWQEIKIGEVHFAIAKPCSRCIFTTVNSKTGERDEHKEPLTTLASYRRADNGDINFGQNLVPLNQGVIHQGEPLKVIR, encoded by the coding sequence ATGATTTTGCAAGATATATACAGTTATCCTCTTAAATCCGGCAAAGGACAGCGTCAGCAGCAAGCCTTTATCAGTGAGCGCGGTGTCCCCTTTGATCGCTACTTTGTGATAACTGACAACAACGGCAAATTCATTACCGGCCGGACCAAAGCCAATATGGTTCATATTGAGTGTCAACTACTAACCATAAATAATGACGATTATGTGCGTTTTCAAGCTCCTAATATGCCAGCATTACAGCTGAAATTAGACGCCTTTAGCGAACATTACAGCCCAGTTAAAGTCTGGCAAGATACCATCGATGCCCAACATGTTGGTAGCGAAGCCGATCAATGGTTTGCACAATTTCTAGCAACACAATGTCGATTATATTTTTTAGGTACTCACTCATCAAGACAGGTGCAAGGTTATCAAAACCAACTGAGTTTTGCCGATGGTTATCCGATTTTACTTATTGGTGATGGTTCATTGCATGACTTAAATAGCCGCTTAAATAAGCCGGTAAGCATGAGCCAATTTCGCCCAAATTTAGTGATTGCCGATTGCCCTGCATTTGCAGAGGATGACTGGCAGGAAATAAAAATTGGTGAGGTGCACTTTGCCATCGCTAAACCATGTAGCCGCTGTATTTTTACCACAGTAAATAGCAAGACTGGTGAGCGAGATGAGCATAAAGAGCCGCTAACAACGTTGGCAAGCTATCGTCGTGCAGATAATGGTGATATTAATTTTGGTCAAAATCTCGTGCCACTCAATCAAGGTGTTATTCACCAGGGTGAACCACTAAAGGTTATTCGTTAA
- a CDS encoding aminodeoxychorismate/anthranilate synthase component II, translated as MLLMIDNYDSFTFNLVHYFEELGQDVRVYRNDEISIADIEDLKPDYIVISPGPCDPNSAGLSLDIIAKFAGIIPILGVCLGHQSIAQHFGGKVEKAQKVMHGKTSLIKHNNQSVFTGLNNPLQVTRYHSLIVNADSLPECLEVTAWSEDEQGNFAEIMGLQHKTLAIVGVQFHPESILTEQGHQLLNNFLQLK; from the coding sequence ATGTTGTTGATGATAGACAACTACGACTCTTTTACTTTTAATCTTGTCCACTACTTTGAAGAACTTGGTCAAGATGTCAGAGTATATCGCAACGATGAAATCAGCATCGCAGATATTGAAGACTTAAAACCTGACTACATCGTGATTTCGCCAGGCCCATGCGATCCAAATAGCGCCGGTTTATCACTAGACATTATCGCTAAGTTTGCCGGTATCATCCCTATTTTAGGTGTTTGCTTAGGGCATCAAAGTATTGCCCAGCACTTTGGTGGCAAGGTCGAAAAAGCGCAAAAAGTGATGCACGGTAAGACCTCGCTAATTAAGCACAATAACCAAAGTGTATTTACTGGCTTAAATAATCCACTACAAGTTACCCGTTATCACTCATTAATCGTCAATGCTGATAGCCTACCTGAGTGCTTAGAAGTCACCGCTTGGAGTGAAGATGAGCAGGGCAATTTCGCCGAAATCATGGGTTTGCAACACAAAACTCTGGCCATTGTCGGCGTGCAATTTCATCCTGAATCCATTTTGACTGAACAAGGTCACCAGTTACTCAATAATTTTTTACAGCTAAAGTGA
- a CDS encoding PilZ domain-containing protein: MLHERRFSPRKTYITPVQLVAKDGSEWPAQSQNLSLLGMEIGVNKQTVEHLTQFKKLPIEFNLSFSNHPLEQLPCRLVINRRCAHDDFILGVKFVNLSPQQNQLIQQLIT; this comes from the coding sequence ATGTTACATGAACGACGCTTTAGCCCTCGTAAAACCTACATCACTCCTGTTCAATTAGTTGCCAAAGACGGTAGCGAATGGCCTGCGCAAAGCCAAAATTTATCACTATTGGGGATGGAAATTGGTGTTAATAAGCAAACAGTCGAGCACCTAACCCAGTTTAAAAAGTTACCCATCGAGTTTAATCTTAGCTTTAGCAACCATCCGCTAGAGCAACTCCCTTGTCGCCTGGTGATTAATCGTCGTTGCGCCCACGATGACTTTATTTTAGGCGTTAAATTCGTCAATCTTTCCCCCCAGCAAAACCAGCTAATCCAGCAGTTAATCACCTAG